GCACCAGGAACGCGGAGATCAGAATGCACACCACTCATTCTCTCAATCGTCGCCAGTTTCTCAGAAACGCCGGCGGCTCAGCCGTTTCACTGGCCGTTATCAAGCCGGGCTCTGTCTGGTCCAGTCAGGCCAACTCTCGAATCCGCTTGGGACTCATCGGTTGCGGAGGACGGGGCGTGTGGATCGCGGATCTCTTTCAGCAGCACGGCGGCTATGAAATCACAGCGCTGGCAGACTATTTTCCAGAAAAGACTCTGGCTGCGGGAGAAAAATTTTCCATTCCTGCCAAACGGCAGTTTACTGGCTTATCCGCTTTTCAGAAATTACTGGACAGCAAGACCGTCGATGCGGTGGCTATTGAGACGCCGCCCTATTTTCATCCCATTCATGCCCAGGCTGCGGTGGAAGCGGGTGTGCATGTGTTTCTCGCCAAACCCATCGCCGTCGATGTGGCGGGATGTGGCACTGTGGCCGAGTCGGCGAAAAAAGCCGCTCAACGCAACCTGGTCTTTCTGGTGGATTTTCAAACACGCACCGACCCCTTTTATCGCGAAGCGGTCAAACGGGTTCATTATGGAGAGATCGGCCAAGTGGTCTGCGCCGAGGCCGCCTACCATGCCGGCCCAACCTGGGACAAGCAGAGCGAATATCTGAAAAAGCAGCCGGTGAGCGCAGAGGATCGGCTGCGCGCCTGGGGATTGGATCGCCTGCTGTCCGGCGACGTCATCACGGAGCAGAACATTCACGCCATCGACGTCGCTACCTGGGTTTTGGATGCGCATCCGGAACACGCGGTCGGCAGCGGCGGTCAATATCGCAAGTACGGAACCTGCTGGGATCATTTCTCCGTCCTCTATCAATTTCCTCAAGGGGTGGAGCTTACCTTTCATTCCAAACAGTTGGGCCTGGGCCAGGACGATATCCTCTGCCGTGTCTACGGCAGCGAGGGCACTCTGGATAGCGATTATTTCGGCAGCGTGAGCATCCGCGGCAATCTGCCCTACAAAGGCGGCGAAATGGTCGATTTATACCGCCGCGGCGCTGTGAGCAATATAGCAGAGTTTCATCAAGCCGTGATGGAGGGCCGCTGGGCCAACACCACAGTAGCGCCCAGCGTGGTCAGCAATCTGTCGACCATTCTCGGCCGTATGGCGGCCTACCGTCAGGCAAAGGTTACCTGGGAGGAGATGCTCAGCTCCGCAGAAAAATTCGAACCGGATTTGTCCGGATTAAATCCATGAAGGACAGGATGATCATCCACGTGGCCTGCTGGGCGCTGCAAGGTTTTCTATTGGTCACCGTTGTTCACGCACAGCAGCCGCCTGCCGCATGTATTGAAAACAGTCTGGGCATCCGACTGCTCTTCATCCCCGCTGGGTCGTTTAGTATGGGCAGCCCCTATGAGCAAATGCTCCGCCAGGAGGATGAAAGGCCGCATACGGTAACCATCAGCAAACCGTTTTATCTCGGTGCGACAGAGATCACGCAGCAACAGTGGACCGCTTTACTGGGCGCGGATAAAAGCTTTTTCCAGGGCGATTCACTGCCGGTGGAACGAGTGAGCTGGAACGAAGCGGTTGCGTTCTGTGCGGCCTTGTCGCAAAAAGAGGGAAAGCGCTATCGCCTGCCGACAGAGGCGGAATGGGAATACGCCTGCCGCGCCGCCGGTGACTCGACGGCCGACGTTCCTTTGGATGAATGCGCCTGGTACAACCGCAACAGCGGGGAGACCACGCATCGCGTGGCCGGCCTAAAGCCGAATCGTCTCGGACTTTATGACATGCTCGGCAATGTGGCAGAGTGGTGCAGTGATTATTACCAGGCCGATTATCCGAAGGGGCCGGTCATCGATCCGCAGGGGCCGGAGCAGGGCGCCTATCGGGTGATGCGCGGTGGGTCCTGGGCCTCGTCCGCTCGGGCCTGCCGTCCTGCCGGCCGCAGCGATGCGCCGCCCGGATATCCGCTCAAGCAAACCGGATTTCGCATCCTCATGGAATGCGGATTTGGTTCCAAATAAGGGGATGGTATGCTTCCAATCAAAATGATAGCGGTGTTGAGTGTATTCCTCGGTTTGACCGCCGCTATGTCTGAAACACAGCCGCTGACGACCGTGGAAAAAGTGGATCTGCAGCGCTATATCGGCGTGTGGCATGAAGTGGCTCGAATTCCCACCAGTTTTCAACGCAAATGTGTCAGTGACATCACGGCTACTTATACGTTGCGCGATGACGGCAAGATCGCGGTGCTGAATCAATGCCGTAAGAAGGATGGTTCCATGAACCGCGCTGAGGCGATCGCCAGAGTGGTGGATAAAACATCCAACGCCAAGTTGCAGGTCAGTTTTGTCAGCTTGCTGGGCATGCGCTTGTTCTGGGGGGATTACTGGATTATCGGTTTGGATTCCGAGTATCAGTTGGTGGTCGTCGGCCACCCGGAGCGTAAATATGCGTGGATTTTGAGTCGAAATCCGCAATTAACCGGCGCCGAAAAAGAGACGGTCCTGAAAATTTTAGCTGAAAAAGGCTATGACGCCGCTCAGTTCCAATGGGCCGGGCAAAAGCCCTAGCAGCGAGACAGGCGTTTGGGCTGTAACGCGCAGCAGCCGCGGTTGCTGCTGATGATTGGTCACAGAGCACTCCTGTTTTACTGTGGTCATGCTTCGGTTCTGACAGCGGTGCTATGGAGATTTTTTTCAATCGTCTCACGGATCGCCTGCAACCCGCCGAGAGAGAAAGCGACGACGTGATGGTCATTGGCTTCTACGTCATCAATCGTCAGCAGCCCGGTTGGATTGGCGCGCTCTTTTTGCATGATGATGAATTCGTAATTCCACTCATCTGTGATCCGTTGCAGGAGGGCGGTGACCAGCCCCTGCAAGCGCGCTTCGGCCGGGGCGCTCTCTTCGACGCCGCCGTCGGGCGGGTGGGCCTTAAAGGACTCGGTGAAGCAGGGACGCCGGGTCTCGATGTAGAGGTTTTGCTTGTCGCCGAAATGATAATTCACCGCCGCGATGTTCGCCTTGGCCGTTGCACAGATCGCTGCAATTGTGGCATCGCGATAGTCCTTTTCGACAAAGATCTCGCCCGCCGCCGGCAGGCTGTGGCGGGTGTCCGCTGACTTTTTTCTTTCGTTTTTCATCATCGACTCCTCGCTCGCTTGGATCAGTACGGATCACGGCCGGGGAGCCGGAAAAGAGGAAAGCTGGTTCTGCTTGATTGGTCTTAAAGATTGACTTCCCTGATGAGGCAGGTCAGGTGCATAGAGAGGGGACAGATCAGTTGTTGATCACCGGTTGTGCCAATGCCTCGATCAAGACTTGAGCGAGTTGATCGCCGGATTGCATCCCGTAGTGTGGAGGATCTGCATGTCTCCCTTAGGTGTGCCGGACGGGGAGGATCAATCGCAGGAGATATTTTGCGTGGAGGGGATCTGGAGAAGAGCAAGGATTCTTAAAATGCAGTCGCGCTCAACATAGCCGTAGTCATAACTTGGCTCACCTTCTACAACTCGGCTTTCCTGTGGCCGCGGCTGCGATACTGCCTTCCTTCGACAAGCTTGGGGCAGGCCTGTCCAGTGTCTGGCATAGAATGCGTCACCTCCGCCCATTGCCAAGACGGAGAGACTGTGTGAAATCGCTAAAAGCACGAATACTGCCCCACCTTGCCTTGTATTTTACAAAAATCGGCTGTCCAGATTTGATTGCGCTATGTGCCCTGCTTTTCATTGATCGAGTTGGGATTGTCACTGTTGGTATTTTACTTTGTGTTGACAAAGCCGGTTGTTTTTTCATTTTCATCCAAGTCTTGAAGACAGGCATCTATTTGATTGTCTGTTTTCTTGATGAGCTTGGCTGCGTTATTTTTCACAAAATTTCTGTCATCGTTTGTATGTGCTTGAAAATTAATGCCTTCGATGGCAATCAGTTCGCAGCCGAACAAATTATCTTTTACAAAGCGGGGTAAAATCCCTGTAAACCGTTTTGGGGGCGGCGGAATTGTTTTTGTGAAGATCAGCGACAGTTTTTCAAGAGGGCTGTCACGAAGTGAGGTTTATGAAGTCGAGACAGTAATCGTAAATCACCAATAAATGAACGGCTGATGAAGAAGCGTTCGTACCCTACGCCGTAGTGTCGGCGTGCATCACATTGTTGAAAATGTCGTCGGTTGGGGTACCTCTGGTTCTCCATCTTTCATGTTTCAAATATATCTTATTTGATCAACAGCATTTTTTGCGTGCTTGAGGTCATGCCCGCCTGCAGATGGTAGAGATATAAACCAGCCGGCACCACGCCGCCTGATTGATTCGTGCCGTCCCATGCAACGGAATAATCTCCCTTACTCTGATGTTCATCTACCAGCGTTTTTACAAGTTGACCAAGATTGTTATAAATTTTAAGATTTACATGCCCTGGTTCAGTGATCGAGTAATTGATTCGTGTTGCCGGATTAAATGGATTGGGATAGTTCTGCGCCAGGTTCATTCCTGCCGGTGTCGACTCGTGTTCGGAGCGATTAACCTTGGAGATGATCACACCAGCATGGGCTCCCACTAAAAATGCATAACCACTTTTCGTAACAAAACTATTTGGACCATCTGGCGGAGAAAGGCATATCACCTGACCAATCGTTTGATTCGCACCGATGATGTTTCCAGCAGGATCAAAATCGATATCATTGTTGCGTAGGGCGTATGCCCATGTGAAAAATTCATCCTCCTTGGCTCCGGTTTCCGTATTGAAAATCCGAATGTATCCCGCCGTTTCCAGATCCGTAACCGCAAGGCGGTTTGATCGAGGATCATAGGCAATGCCCATAGTCTGGATCGTATTCGGGACAATCCGTTCCCAGGCTAATTCGTATGAATCACCAACCGGACGGAATTTCTGCAACGAGTGATATTGACTCACGCCTTCTGTTCGATTGTATGCGCCACCTACATATAGATTGCCATGCGCATCGAATTGAATCTCTGTTGCCTCCGGCGCCATTTCGTTGGACAGCACCACTTCCGGGTTCTCTTGATAGGTGAGTCCCCGTTCGACATGATCCCCCACAGCAAATTTCACGACCTGTTGATGTCCCCATGTTTCATCCATGTAGCCGGAGCCATTTCGGCAATCGCAAAGATACATCACTCGATCAGCGCCGACGCCGTCAATCCACATACCGGAACACAGGCCGTGATTCCGTGTGACCCCGTACGTTTGTAAAATATCGAGCGAATCAGTCGTCCAGATATTATCCTCAAAGGTACAATAGCTCAGTGAAGACGGATCCGATCCAAGATGAGTGAACGGCAATCGGTTGAGCAGGAAGAAAACACTTTCGATGCTAAAGTTCGGATCGCCGACGGTGACGCCGCCCAACGCGTCGACGAGAGAGGTGCTGATATAAATATAGTCCGCAGAATCCACCGTGATGCGAAACGGACCGTTGGAATCAGCATAATCGGTGATGCTCTCCAACGCTTTGGTTTCATACCATGAACACCAAACAGAAACATCACAATATTCGGATAAGCCGTAATAGAAATTTCCACTTGCATAAGCTGTTTCCTGTGAATCTCCCCAAAACGAGAGATCGTTACGATAAAGCCAGACTCCCCGAGGCCGATACATTCCCGGTCCAGCGATTCGAGACTGCTGCTGCAGCACATAAATCCGCCCGAAATTAACGCTGCCGTTGTTTTTATTCACCGCAACTCCACGGACATTTGTCATTTTCGTATCAACCCCAAATCGGTCGCTTAATAAAGTCCATGCAGTGTGGCC
This bacterium DNA region includes the following protein-coding sequences:
- a CDS encoding Gfo/Idh/MocA family oxidoreductase, yielding MHTTHSLNRRQFLRNAGGSAVSLAVIKPGSVWSSQANSRIRLGLIGCGGRGVWIADLFQQHGGYEITALADYFPEKTLAAGEKFSIPAKRQFTGLSAFQKLLDSKTVDAVAIETPPYFHPIHAQAAVEAGVHVFLAKPIAVDVAGCGTVAESAKKAAQRNLVFLVDFQTRTDPFYREAVKRVHYGEIGQVVCAEAAYHAGPTWDKQSEYLKKQPVSAEDRLRAWGLDRLLSGDVITEQNIHAIDVATWVLDAHPEHAVGSGGQYRKYGTCWDHFSVLYQFPQGVELTFHSKQLGLGQDDILCRVYGSEGTLDSDYFGSVSIRGNLPYKGGEMVDLYRRGAVSNIAEFHQAVMEGRWANTTVAPSVVSNLSTILGRMAAYRQAKVTWEEMLSSAEKFEPDLSGLNP
- a CDS encoding formylglycine-generating enzyme family protein, whose amino-acid sequence is MKDRMIIHVACWALQGFLLVTVVHAQQPPAACIENSLGIRLLFIPAGSFSMGSPYEQMLRQEDERPHTVTISKPFYLGATEITQQQWTALLGADKSFFQGDSLPVERVSWNEAVAFCAALSQKEGKRYRLPTEAEWEYACRAAGDSTADVPLDECAWYNRNSGETTHRVAGLKPNRLGLYDMLGNVAEWCSDYYQADYPKGPVIDPQGPEQGAYRVMRGGSWASSARACRPAGRSDAPPGYPLKQTGFRILMECGFGSK
- a CDS encoding lipocalin family protein, with product MIAVLSVFLGLTAAMSETQPLTTVEKVDLQRYIGVWHEVARIPTSFQRKCVSDITATYTLRDDGKIAVLNQCRKKDGSMNRAEAIARVVDKTSNAKLQVSFVSLLGMRLFWGDYWIIGLDSEYQLVVVGHPERKYAWILSRNPQLTGAEKETVLKILAEKGYDAAQFQWAGQKP
- a CDS encoding TetR family transcriptional regulator, which translates into the protein MKNERKKSADTRHSLPAAGEIFVEKDYRDATIAAICATAKANIAAVNYHFGDKQNLYIETRRPCFTESFKAHPPDGGVEESAPAEARLQGLVTALLQRITDEWNYEFIIMQKERANPTGLLTIDDVEANDHHVVAFSLGGLQAIRETIEKNLHSTAVRTEA
- a CDS encoding T9SS type A sorting domain-containing protein, with product MRHRICVTQFCIALLLCLADNDAYANIYAAHVQLDFDGTFPATIRYRLNEDATNVTVYIKKDGSVIRTLSGTGNQLTRGHEASMQWDGLLESGQSAPEGVYTVEIDAASAGHTAWTLLSDRFGVDTKMTNVRGVAVNKNNGSVNFGRIYVLQQQSRIAGPGMYRPRGVWLYRNDLSFWGDSQETAYASGNFYYGLSEYCDVSVWCSWYETKALESITDYADSNGPFRITVDSADYIYISTSLVDALGGVTVGDPNFSIESVFFLLNRLPFTHLGSDPSSLSYCTFEDNIWTTDSLDILQTYGVTRNHGLCSGMWIDGVGADRVMYLCDCRNGSGYMDETWGHQQVVKFAVGDHVERGLTYQENPEVVLSNEMAPEATEIQFDAHGNLYVGGAYNRTEGVSQYHSLQKFRPVGDSYELAWERIVPNTIQTMGIAYDPRSNRLAVTDLETAGYIRIFNTETGAKEDEFFTWAYALRNNDIDFDPAGNIIGANQTIGQVICLSPPDGPNSFVTKSGYAFLVGAHAGVIISKVNRSEHESTPAGMNLAQNYPNPFNPATRINYSITEPGHVNLKIYNNLGQLVKTLVDEHQSKGDYSVAWDGTNQSGGVVPAGLYLYHLQAGMTSSTQKMLLIK